Proteins from a genomic interval of Anatilimnocola floriformis:
- a CDS encoding DUF1553 domain-containing protein: MRCCLSILVALFLAAPVAADEVQFNRDIRPILSDACFPCHGPDAKNRQADLRFDLPESALAASDGRRAIVPREPKQSELIRRVTSRDPDEQMPPPGSGHALSPREIELLRSWIAGGAKWEKHWSLIPPARPLIPAVPNSPAQNQPLDSFVLARLEKEKLQPSPPAEAATLLRRASFDLTGLPPTMPEINEFLSNRAPDAYEQALDRLLASPRYGERMAGPWLDAARYADTSGYQSDGERFMWRWRDWVIDAYNRNLPFDQFTIEQLAGDLLPNATLDQKIATGFHRNHRGNAEGGIIPEEYAAEYVADRVETTGTVWLGLTIGCSRCHDHKFDPLTMREFYQLSAFFNNVPEKGRAVKFGNSPPFIAAPTVEQQAQLLALQKKFLALWRDWRSFRRARGQAQAEWEAKTEIQLPDSFTPDRSLVKHWPLDDKPFAGDRVIDAGDLADFSYLDKFTLSAWVKLADEKSGGTIVSRMTDVPEGDGYQLAIVGGKLQLNLVKRWLDDSTRVQTAESLPRGRWLHVAATYDGSRTAAGIQLYVDGNLSRPEVLLDELNQPINTKQPLRIGGGGGPAARFRGGLKNVRVDNACLTVEEISWLATAESLAEIRRIHRDDRTPGQARKLEAYFLAHGANDFVRKAYQELNAASDKIAAFEETLPTVMVMEEMKEPRETHILLRGQYDQPGERVTSGVPASLSIYPQNAPPNRLGLAQWLVAKDHPLTSRVQVNRVWQLHFGTGLVKTAEDFGSQGEWPSHPELLDYLAMEFPAHGWDVKWLQRQLLTSSTYRQSSRTSPAQLEHDPENRLLARGPRQRLSAEQIRDQALLASGLLVEQIGGPSVKPLQPPGLWKELTGAVDYEPGSGADLVRRSLYTFWKRTIAPPNMIALDAPSREYCTVRTSRTNTPLQALTLLNETTFSTAAEELARAALRRDEDDGARLVWAFQSCTSRQPTYQDIGILLQSLKKQRELHPGNLQAAYTSVMRVLLNLDETLHKN, from the coding sequence ATGCGTTGTTGTCTCTCCATCCTCGTCGCGCTGTTCCTGGCCGCGCCTGTTGCGGCCGACGAAGTTCAGTTCAATCGCGACATCCGTCCGATTCTGTCCGATGCCTGCTTTCCTTGCCATGGCCCCGATGCCAAGAACCGGCAAGCCGATCTGCGTTTCGATCTGCCGGAATCAGCCCTCGCCGCGAGCGATGGCCGGCGAGCGATTGTTCCCCGCGAACCAAAACAAAGCGAACTGATCCGCCGCGTGACGAGTCGCGACCCTGATGAGCAGATGCCTCCTCCCGGCAGTGGTCACGCGCTCTCGCCGCGCGAAATCGAATTGCTCCGCTCCTGGATCGCCGGTGGTGCGAAGTGGGAGAAGCATTGGTCCCTCATTCCGCCAGCGCGGCCATTGATTCCTGCGGTTCCAAATTCACCCGCACAAAATCAACCGCTCGATTCGTTTGTGCTCGCGCGGTTGGAAAAAGAAAAACTACAGCCCTCGCCGCCAGCCGAAGCAGCGACGTTGCTCCGCCGCGCCTCGTTCGATCTCACGGGCTTGCCGCCGACGATGCCTGAGATAAATGAGTTCTTAAGCAACCGCGCGCCGGACGCCTATGAGCAAGCGCTCGATCGCCTCTTGGCATCGCCGCGCTACGGCGAACGAATGGCCGGCCCGTGGCTCGACGCGGCTCGCTATGCCGACACCAGCGGCTATCAAAGCGACGGCGAACGCTTCATGTGGCGGTGGCGCGATTGGGTGATCGACGCTTACAACCGCAACCTCCCCTTCGATCAGTTCACGATCGAGCAACTCGCCGGCGATCTGCTGCCGAATGCGACTCTCGATCAAAAGATCGCGACTGGTTTTCATCGCAACCATCGCGGCAATGCCGAAGGGGGCATCATCCCCGAGGAATACGCCGCCGAGTACGTCGCCGATCGCGTCGAGACAACCGGCACGGTTTGGCTCGGTCTGACGATCGGTTGCTCGCGCTGTCACGATCACAAATTCGATCCGCTGACGATGCGCGAGTTCTATCAGCTGTCGGCATTCTTCAACAACGTGCCGGAAAAGGGCCGCGCGGTGAAGTTCGGCAACAGCCCGCCGTTCATCGCGGCGCCGACGGTGGAGCAGCAAGCGCAGCTGCTCGCATTGCAGAAAAAGTTTCTAGCTCTCTGGCGCGACTGGCGGTCGTTTCGACGCGCGCGCGGACAAGCACAAGCGGAATGGGAAGCGAAAACAGAGATTCAGCTTCCCGATTCATTTACGCCGGATCGATCGCTCGTCAAACATTGGCCCCTGGATGACAAGCCGTTTGCCGGCGATCGTGTGATCGATGCTGGCGACCTCGCCGATTTTAGTTACCTCGACAAGTTCACGCTGTCGGCTTGGGTCAAACTCGCGGACGAGAAGAGTGGCGGCACGATCGTCTCGCGCATGACCGATGTACCCGAAGGAGATGGCTACCAACTGGCCATCGTCGGCGGCAAGCTGCAGTTGAATCTGGTGAAACGCTGGCTCGACGATTCGACGCGCGTGCAAACGGCGGAATCGCTGCCGCGCGGGCGGTGGTTGCACGTCGCTGCGACGTATGACGGCTCGCGCACGGCAGCGGGCATTCAGCTCTATGTCGATGGCAACCTTAGTCGTCCGGAAGTGCTGCTTGACGAACTCAATCAACCGATCAACACCAAGCAGCCGCTGCGCATCGGTGGTGGTGGCGGTCCTGCAGCGAGATTTCGTGGCGGATTGAAAAATGTGCGAGTCGACAACGCCTGCCTGACCGTGGAAGAAATCAGCTGGCTGGCAACCGCCGAGTCGCTGGCCGAAATTCGCCGGATCCACCGAGACGATCGCACCCCAGGGCAAGCACGCAAACTCGAAGCGTATTTTCTCGCGCACGGCGCGAACGACTTCGTGCGCAAAGCCTACCAAGAGCTGAACGCCGCCAGTGACAAAATTGCCGCGTTTGAAGAAACGCTGCCGACCGTCATGGTGATGGAAGAAATGAAGGAGCCGCGCGAGACGCACATCTTGCTGCGGGGACAATACGATCAACCGGGCGAGCGTGTGACCAGCGGCGTGCCGGCCTCGCTCTCAATCTATCCCCAAAATGCGCCGCCGAATCGACTTGGCTTGGCGCAGTGGCTCGTGGCGAAGGATCATCCGCTGACCTCGCGCGTGCAGGTCAACCGCGTATGGCAACTGCATTTCGGCACCGGTCTGGTGAAGACGGCGGAAGACTTTGGTTCGCAGGGCGAATGGCCGAGTCACCCCGAGTTGCTCGATTACCTCGCCATGGAGTTCCCCGCGCACGGCTGGGACGTGAAATGGCTGCAGCGACAACTGCTGACCAGCAGCACATATCGCCAATCGTCGCGCACCTCGCCAGCGCAACTCGAGCACGATCCCGAAAACCGGCTGCTCGCTCGCGGACCACGACAACGCTTATCTGCCGAGCAAATTCGCGATCAAGCCTTGCTGGCCAGTGGTTTGCTCGTCGAACAAATCGGCGGCCCATCGGTCAAACCACTTCAGCCGCCCGGCTTGTGGAAAGAACTGACCGGCGCTGTCGATTACGAACCGGGTAGCGGCGCGGACCTAGTTCGCCGCAGCTTGTACACCTTCTGGAAACGGACCATCGCGCCGCCAAACATGATCGCCCTGGACGCACCGAGTCGCGAGTATTGCACCGTCCGCACTTCGCGCACCAATACTCCGTTGCAAGCCCTCACACTCCTCAATGAAACGACGTTTTCGACCGCAGCCGAAGAACTAGCCCGCGCTGCATTGCGGCGCGACGAAGACGACGGCGCTCGCCTGGTGTGGGCATTCCAGTCCTGCACATCGCGGCAACCGACCTATCAAGACATCGGCATCTTGCTGCAGTCGCTGAAGAAGCAACGAGAACTGCACCCCGGCAATCTGCAGGCCGCCTACACTTCTGTGATGCGCGTGCTGCTCAATCTCGATGAAACGCTCCACAAGAACTAG
- a CDS encoding DUF1877 family protein: MLGRGYYLALAREQAKRLFGIKEDAPLAAYMDELKSAPDMKKSGRLLDVGGAWDALHRIATDGELDPGGGDFPGNHVVLGGKQLHHGTDFSTILIRPDIVAFVSETLNELKQAEVREKFQNLPASYSKPRGDKEFVELWLAITQLRTFFDAAAENLEAVVFTVKYS, translated from the coding sequence GTGTTAGGACGAGGCTATTACCTCGCGCTGGCTCGCGAACAAGCCAAACGTTTGTTCGGTATTAAAGAAGACGCCCCCCTCGCCGCTTATATGGACGAGCTCAAGAGCGCGCCCGATATGAAGAAGAGCGGCCGCCTGCTCGACGTCGGCGGCGCGTGGGACGCACTCCATCGCATCGCAACCGACGGCGAGCTCGATCCCGGCGGCGGCGATTTCCCCGGCAACCATGTCGTCCTCGGCGGCAAACAACTCCACCACGGCACGGACTTCAGCACCATCCTGATCCGCCCCGACATCGTGGCCTTCGTTTCCGAAACGCTCAACGAACTGAAGCAAGCCGAAGTCCGCGAAAAATTCCAAAACCTGCCGGCGTCTTACAGCAAGCCCCGCGGGGACAAGGAGTTCGTCGAACTCTGGCTCGCCATCACCCAACTCCGCACCTTCTTCGACGCCGCGGCAGAGAACCTGGAAGCAGTGGTGTTTACGGTGAAGTACAGCTGA
- the ispD gene encoding 2-C-methyl-D-erythritol 4-phosphate cytidylyltransferase — protein sequence MRVRPTKYFDITVAKFAVILPAAGKSSRFSTGSTQVGDIFFKKPFAPLENRPVWMHAADKFVNRPDVKQTLIVISREDLDDFTEKFGGNCAMLGIEIVAGGAERSDSVQAALARIKPEIDFVAVHDAARPCLTDEWIDKVFERAEQTGAAMLAVPVAATLKRVGPDKNIQETVSRESLWEAQTPQVFRRQLLLDAYAHRGDFTATDDAQLVERLPHPVAVVQCSAMNIKITSKDDLRLASAILKALPKPKLLNPPAHPFADDHLWR from the coding sequence ATGCGGGTCCGTCCCACCAAATACTTCGATATCACTGTGGCTAAGTTCGCGGTCATTCTGCCCGCCGCCGGCAAAAGCAGCCGGTTCTCAACTGGGAGTACCCAGGTCGGCGACATCTTTTTCAAAAAGCCGTTCGCGCCGCTCGAGAACCGGCCCGTCTGGATGCATGCGGCCGATAAGTTCGTCAACCGCCCGGACGTCAAGCAAACGCTGATCGTCATCTCGCGCGAAGACCTCGACGACTTCACCGAAAAGTTCGGCGGCAACTGCGCGATGCTTGGCATCGAGATCGTCGCCGGTGGCGCCGAGCGCAGCGACTCCGTACAAGCCGCGCTGGCCCGCATCAAACCCGAGATCGACTTCGTCGCCGTGCACGACGCGGCCCGGCCTTGCCTGACCGACGAGTGGATCGACAAAGTTTTCGAGCGGGCCGAACAAACCGGCGCTGCCATGCTGGCCGTGCCCGTCGCTGCCACGCTCAAGCGCGTCGGCCCGGATAAGAACATCCAAGAGACCGTGTCGCGCGAGAGTTTGTGGGAAGCGCAAACACCGCAGGTCTTTCGCCGTCAGTTGCTCCTCGATGCCTACGCCCATCGCGGCGACTTCACGGCCACCGACGATGCTCAGCTCGTCGAACGTCTGCCGCATCCGGTCGCCGTGGTGCAATGCTCGGCGATGAACATCAAAATCACTAGCAAGGACGACCTCCGCCTGGCCAGCGCCATTTTAAAAGCGCTCCCCAAGCCGAAGTTGCTCAATCCGCCGGCCCATCCCTTTGCCGATGACCATTTGTGGCGGTGA
- the nrdR gene encoding transcriptional regulator NrdR gives MRCPYCRVDNDRVIDSRVSQDGFAIRRRRECLHCKKRFTTYERLEEMGIKVVKKNAIREPFDREKIRAGLAKACWKRPVSDEQIEQIVSQVESDMYATGEGEIDSNLLGEMVMNRLAAVDQVAFVRFASVYRRFQDVRDFVDELQPILRKNAGTGQGPASKDQP, from the coding sequence ATGCGTTGCCCCTATTGCCGCGTTGACAACGACCGCGTGATCGATTCGCGCGTCAGCCAGGACGGCTTTGCGATCCGGCGGCGACGGGAATGCCTGCATTGCAAGAAGCGGTTTACCACCTACGAACGCCTGGAAGAAATGGGCATCAAGGTGGTGAAGAAGAACGCCATCCGCGAGCCCTTTGACCGCGAAAAGATCCGCGCCGGCCTGGCCAAGGCATGCTGGAAACGGCCGGTCAGCGACGAACAAATCGAGCAGATCGTGTCGCAAGTCGAAAGCGACATGTACGCCACCGGCGAAGGCGAAATCGACAGCAACCTGCTCGGCGAAATGGTGATGAACCGCCTGGCCGCGGTCGATCAGGTGGCCTTTGTGCGGTTTGCGAGTGTGTATCGGCGGTTTCAGGACGTGCGCGATTTTGTGGATGAACTGCAGCCGATACTGCGGAAGAACGCGGGAACGGGACAGGGGCCGGCGAGTAAGGATCAGCCCTGA
- a CDS encoding HEPN domain-containing protein, with protein MNPTEFTAFAEKLAAQAATTPASTRSATSRAYYGAFHLVRAYLQGIGFHPGAQHNLQLWFVDCAEPTAQEIGRLLGDLQANRIKADYRLELLLPELPDFARRSVELARRIESFISACSAEPLRSTIVEQLKQNQSKRKSAE; from the coding sequence ATGAATCCAACAGAATTTACAGCCTTTGCCGAAAAGCTCGCGGCTCAAGCAGCAACTACGCCTGCAAGTACTCGCTCCGCAACGAGCCGCGCCTACTATGGAGCGTTCCATCTCGTACGCGCGTATTTGCAAGGAATCGGCTTTCACCCCGGCGCGCAACACAATCTGCAACTTTGGTTTGTCGATTGCGCTGAGCCAACTGCGCAAGAAATCGGCAGGTTGCTGGGCGACCTGCAGGCGAATCGCATCAAGGCAGATTACCGCCTTGAGCTATTGCTGCCAGAATTGCCGGATTTTGCACGAAGATCGGTGGAACTCGCCCGGCGAATCGAGAGTTTTATTTCCGCGTGCAGCGCGGAACCACTTCGTTCAACAATTGTTGAACAGCTGAAGCAAAACCAAAGCAAACGAAAATCTGCCGAGTGA
- a CDS encoding CAP domain-containing protein, with product MYRTLIGLLLFVSGTATWLAAAENEPPALSSLERKRIDGVVAGYRAAKAQPAKLRQITTAAEISPAALNAIDEIVSKELNAGLERYRKQVAQAATAAYAKRLDQKALPEIEELRKKVLDQARGEKELTKEMIVDNSDPALLRLREILLIDRTLVVEKNPTLIKLRDTLAPLGERWQRVREMQTMLANAAPKKEGGSSEAAIAPTFAAYLAADEEQIVGLAMPMSDETRVNFATNASFESKMEPEEYRCIMALNLTRVLLGLNSLAIDPKLVLTARDHSNDMIKLDFFAHESPVKDKKTPWDRAKLFGTEASGENIAMGTTDGIKANIMWWHSPGHHKNMLGDHKRVGVGRLDRHWTEMFGR from the coding sequence ATGTACCGCACTCTAATTGGCTTGCTGTTGTTCGTGAGCGGAACGGCTACCTGGCTCGCTGCTGCCGAGAATGAACCGCCCGCTCTCTCCTCGCTCGAACGAAAACGGATCGATGGCGTGGTCGCCGGCTATCGTGCCGCCAAAGCCCAGCCGGCCAAGCTGCGGCAAATCACCACAGCCGCCGAAATCAGCCCGGCCGCGCTGAATGCGATCGATGAAATTGTTTCGAAAGAGCTGAACGCCGGCCTGGAGCGTTATCGCAAACAAGTAGCCCAGGCCGCGACGGCTGCGTATGCCAAGCGACTCGACCAAAAGGCTTTGCCCGAGATCGAAGAGCTGCGGAAGAAAGTGCTGGACCAGGCCCGCGGCGAAAAAGAGCTGACCAAGGAAATGATCGTCGACAATAGCGATCCTGCGTTGCTGCGGCTGCGCGAGATTTTGCTGATCGATCGGACGCTGGTTGTCGAAAAGAATCCCACGCTGATCAAACTGCGCGACACGCTGGCCCCACTCGGCGAACGTTGGCAGCGCGTTCGCGAGATGCAAACGATGCTCGCCAATGCCGCACCGAAAAAAGAAGGGGGCTCAAGTGAAGCCGCCATCGCTCCGACCTTCGCTGCTTATCTAGCCGCCGACGAAGAGCAAATCGTCGGCTTGGCGATGCCGATGTCGGACGAGACTCGCGTCAACTTCGCCACTAATGCCAGTTTCGAAAGCAAGATGGAGCCCGAAGAGTATCGCTGCATCATGGCCCTCAACCTCACTCGCGTGCTGCTCGGCCTCAATAGTTTGGCGATCGATCCCAAATTAGTGCTGACCGCGCGCGACCATTCGAACGACATGATCAAGCTCGATTTCTTCGCCCACGAATCGCCGGTGAAGGACAAAAAGACTCCCTGGGACCGAGCGAAGCTCTTCGGCACCGAAGCCTCCGGCGAAAACATCGCCATGGGCACCACCGACGGCATCAAAGCCAACATCATGTGGTGGCACAGCCCCGGCCATCACAAAAACATGCTCGGCGATCACAAGCGCGTGGGCGTCGGTCGCCTTGATCGGCATTGGACTGAGATGTTTGGAAGGTAA
- a CDS encoding GTPase has protein sequence MPANLTPQYHKAEEEYRRAQTPEDELRCLEVMLREIPKHKGTDKLQAELKAKISRAKADVETAKKTKKSGPSLKLPRQGAGRVVLLGGPNAGKSSLLKAVTRATPEIAPYPFTTREPQLGMMPWEDISVQMVDTPPITADVFDSTLLGLIRGSDLVLLMVDLGADEGTEQLQAVLDQLQGSKTRLAKESYLDEEDIGLSFTKTILVLNKIDDPAAADRIALMREFIQLDFEEHQISAEAGTGVDGLKNAVAKALDFVRVYTKLPHKKEADYDKPFTLRRGGTVMDVAELIHHDVAENFKHARIWGTNINPASIVKGDYVVSDKDVLEINS, from the coding sequence ATGCCCGCGAACCTCACACCGCAATATCACAAAGCCGAAGAAGAATATCGCCGCGCTCAAACCCCCGAGGATGAGCTCCGCTGCCTGGAAGTGATGCTGCGCGAGATTCCCAAGCACAAGGGAACCGACAAACTGCAAGCCGAGCTGAAAGCCAAAATCAGCCGGGCTAAAGCCGATGTCGAGACCGCGAAGAAAACCAAAAAGAGCGGCCCTAGCTTGAAGCTGCCGCGACAAGGCGCCGGCCGCGTGGTGCTGCTCGGCGGACCGAACGCCGGCAAGAGTTCGCTGCTAAAAGCCGTAACGCGGGCCACGCCCGAGATCGCGCCCTATCCCTTCACCACCCGCGAGCCGCAGCTCGGCATGATGCCCTGGGAAGACATCAGCGTGCAAATGGTCGATACGCCGCCGATCACGGCCGATGTGTTTGATTCCACGCTGCTCGGTTTGATCCGCGGCAGCGACCTCGTGCTGTTGATGGTCGACCTTGGCGCCGACGAAGGGACCGAGCAACTGCAAGCCGTGCTCGATCAGCTGCAAGGCTCGAAAACGCGACTCGCCAAAGAGTCGTACCTCGACGAAGAAGACATCGGCTTGTCGTTTACGAAAACAATCCTGGTCCTCAACAAGATCGATGACCCCGCCGCGGCCGATCGCATTGCGCTGATGCGGGAGTTCATTCAGCTCGATTTCGAAGAGCACCAGATCTCAGCCGAAGCTGGCACCGGCGTCGATGGACTGAAGAACGCCGTCGCCAAAGCGCTCGACTTCGTACGGGTCTACACCAAGCTGCCGCACAAAAAGGAAGCCGATTACGACAAGCCCTTCACGCTCCGCCGCGGCGGCACGGTGATGGATGTCGCCGAGCTCATTCATCACGACGTGGCAGAGAATTTCAAACACGCCCGCATTTGGGGGACGAACATCAATCCGGCCAGCATCGTGAAGGGGGATTATGTAGTGAGCGATAAGGACGTGCTCGAGATTAACTCGTAA
- a CDS encoding alpha/beta fold hydrolase, with the protein MYQTIRNILGWPAADGYRRSSPLILVNGLAEQGESWYPNHRVWQQQFDVHAPGVIVYGGQVMQDRLKTREPIDINFLTDRLTQYLDQYVQAPPYNLVASSLGGQLSIEYAARYPEKVDKIVLLCPSGFGTEEKLPITEGARHKNYQGLVESTFHNRRLASPRIVEYYAEKFANKPWRKAFFETVRGTKSHSVKDKLSLVKCPTLVICGREDRIVDPLAVEEAVKDLPNYQFVMVPNCGHAPQLEFSGLINRMVSNFLRVGVGGV; encoded by the coding sequence ATGTATCAAACGATTCGCAACATCTTGGGCTGGCCAGCCGCCGACGGTTATCGTCGCTCGTCGCCGTTGATTCTCGTCAACGGCTTGGCCGAGCAAGGCGAGAGTTGGTACCCGAACCACCGTGTTTGGCAACAGCAATTCGATGTGCACGCTCCGGGCGTGATCGTGTATGGCGGACAGGTGATGCAAGATCGCCTGAAGACCCGTGAGCCAATCGATATCAACTTTCTGACCGATCGCCTCACTCAGTATCTCGATCAATACGTGCAAGCGCCGCCATACAACCTGGTGGCGAGCAGCTTGGGTGGTCAGCTGTCGATTGAATACGCGGCACGCTATCCCGAAAAGGTCGACAAGATCGTGCTCCTCTGCCCGTCGGGCTTCGGCACTGAAGAAAAGCTGCCGATCACCGAAGGAGCGCGACACAAGAATTATCAGGGCCTGGTCGAAAGCACCTTTCACAATCGCCGTTTGGCCAGCCCGCGAATCGTCGAGTACTACGCCGAAAAATTCGCCAACAAGCCATGGCGGAAGGCCTTCTTCGAAACCGTGCGCGGCACGAAGAGTCATTCGGTGAAAGATAAGTTGTCGCTCGTGAAGTGCCCAACGCTGGTGATTTGCGGCCGCGAAGATCGCATCGTCGATCCGCTCGCCGTCGAAGAAGCAGTCAAGGACCTGCCGAACTATCAGTTCGTCATGGTGCCCAACTGCGGTCACGCTCCGCAGCTGGAATTTTCCGGACTCATCAATCGCATGGTGAGCAACTTCTTGCGAGTTGGGGTGGGCGGTGTCTAA
- a CDS encoding efflux RND transporter permease subunit, whose product MSNPAPTAFGIRRWAVAILLAIGLLLPVTAFAVRAAIRSNANDVRDWLPAHFPETVQYRSFREQFGSEEFVVVSWPGCDLSDPRLEQLSEKLSERSAQSEAAGRGKLFVRSTTGRQMLAELMTRFSLKKDQAISRLKGTFIGPDDKQTCAIVTLSEESRRRLKGVLLEIRAAAVDVGVAAKDVHLGGPSVVNDAIDQSSSQSLVRLAALAGVVGLVVAWLCFREVRLTLIVFFIAGYSAALSLAVVPLCGVPLNAILITMVPLVYVTAMSGAIHLSNYYRESLQRLGSDAAIVDAIRHAALPLGLATTTTAIGLVSLWYSDLAPIRLFGVFSAIGVLIALAMQLIVLPALITVWPKPPAVSSASHRTSDEEALEIEPLSPAWQRYVSFITGYHRWLTLLFVLCLGGAATGLMWTTTSIQIMRLFAPSTPIIASYDWLEKNLGAMVPLEVVVRFDAQNQQTPRERLELVRELHDAISQTKGVSGCLSAATFTVKTEVRGKSVMNALSSVRLKHTQAHLKDAGYLASSEKEESWRISVRVTAGEDLDYGLFQQQLRAEVDPLLAREQAAGAHGISAIYTGAVPIVYKARRSLLDGLMLGFGTDVLLVVISVLLLLRNSSGGVLLFLTSIFPITIVFGLMGWFGWVIDIGSVMAPCVALGVSIDDAIHFLLRFRQAMDRGLSQRQAVQVAYAGCGQAMIQSWGVIALGLSVFALSQFIPTFRFGALTFALLTASTLCNLIFLPALLSGPLGWWLGRRSTNP is encoded by the coding sequence GTGTCTAATCCCGCCCCCACTGCCTTTGGCATCCGTCGCTGGGCCGTTGCGATCTTGCTGGCGATTGGGCTGCTCCTTCCGGTCACCGCCTTTGCCGTTCGCGCTGCCATTCGCAGCAATGCGAACGACGTGCGTGATTGGTTGCCGGCCCACTTTCCTGAGACCGTACAATACCGCTCGTTCCGCGAGCAGTTTGGCAGCGAGGAGTTCGTTGTCGTCAGCTGGCCCGGTTGCGATCTGAGTGATCCGCGACTCGAACAACTTTCCGAAAAACTGAGCGAGCGCTCGGCCCAAAGCGAAGCTGCTGGTCGCGGCAAACTGTTCGTCCGCTCGACGACAGGCCGGCAGATGCTCGCTGAGCTGATGACACGCTTCAGTCTGAAAAAAGACCAAGCCATTTCGCGCTTGAAGGGGACGTTCATCGGCCCCGACGATAAACAAACCTGTGCCATCGTTACGCTCAGCGAAGAATCGCGTCGGCGGTTGAAGGGTGTGCTGCTGGAGATTCGCGCCGCTGCCGTCGACGTCGGTGTGGCCGCAAAGGACGTGCATCTCGGCGGCCCTTCGGTGGTCAACGATGCCATCGACCAATCGAGCTCGCAATCGCTCGTTCGTCTCGCGGCGCTCGCCGGAGTCGTCGGCCTTGTCGTGGCCTGGCTTTGCTTTCGCGAAGTTCGCCTGACACTGATCGTGTTTTTCATCGCCGGTTATAGCGCGGCCTTGAGCCTCGCCGTCGTGCCGTTGTGCGGCGTGCCGCTCAACGCGATTTTGATTACCATGGTGCCGCTCGTTTATGTCACCGCGATGTCGGGCGCGATTCACCTATCGAATTACTACCGCGAGAGCCTGCAGCGACTCGGCTCCGATGCTGCCATTGTCGATGCCATTCGTCACGCAGCGCTACCGCTCGGCCTGGCGACGACCACCACGGCCATCGGACTCGTTTCGCTTTGGTATAGCGATCTCGCGCCGATTCGGTTGTTCGGCGTGTTCTCTGCCATCGGCGTGCTGATTGCGCTGGCAATGCAATTGATCGTCCTGCCGGCCTTGATCACGGTTTGGCCGAAACCGCCTGCCGTTTCGTCGGCCAGCCATCGAACCAGCGACGAAGAAGCCCTGGAGATCGAGCCGCTATCGCCCGCCTGGCAACGATACGTTTCGTTCATCACCGGCTATCACCGCTGGCTCACACTGCTGTTCGTCCTCTGCCTTGGCGGCGCCGCAACGGGGCTGATGTGGACGACGACGTCCATTCAAATCATGCGGCTGTTTGCGCCGTCGACGCCGATCATTGCCAGTTACGATTGGCTCGAGAAAAACCTCGGCGCCATGGTGCCGCTGGAAGTGGTCGTGCGGTTCGATGCTCAAAATCAACAAACGCCGCGCGAGCGACTCGAACTCGTGCGCGAATTGCACGATGCCATTTCGCAGACCAAAGGCGTGAGTGGCTGTCTCTCGGCCGCGACGTTCACGGTGAAGACAGAAGTCCGCGGCAAGTCGGTGATGAACGCGCTGAGCAGCGTGCGGTTGAAGCACACGCAGGCCCATCTAAAAGATGCCGGATATCTCGCCAGTAGCGAGAAGGAAGAGTCCTGGCGAATCAGCGTGCGTGTGACTGCTGGCGAAGATCTCGACTACGGCCTGTTTCAACAACAACTGCGGGCCGAGGTAGATCCGCTGCTGGCCCGCGAGCAAGCGGCCGGCGCACATGGCATCTCGGCGATTTATACCGGCGCCGTGCCGATTGTTTACAAGGCCCGCCGTTCGCTGCTCGATGGTTTGATGCTGGGCTTCGGCACCGATGTGTTGCTCGTGGTCATCTCTGTCCTGCTGCTTCTTCGCAACTCCAGCGGCGGCGTGTTGTTGTTTCTGACCAGCATCTTTCCGATCACAATCGTCTTTGGCTTGATGGGTTGGTTCGGCTGGGTGATCGACATCGGCTCGGTGATGGCCCCCTGCGTCGCGCTCGGCGTGAGCATCGACGATGCGATCCACTTCCTCCTTCGCTTCCGCCAAGCCATGGACCGCGGTCTATCACAAAGACAAGCCGTGCAAGTTGCCTACGCCGGCTGCGGCCAAGCCATGATCCAAAGCTGGGGCGTGATCGCCCTCGGCCTATCGGTCTTCGCCCTCAGCCAATTCATCCCCACGTTCCGCTTCGGGGCGCTGACGTTCGCGTTGCTCACGGCCTCGACGCTGTGCAACTTAATCTTTTTGCCAGCTTTGCTCTCCGGCCCTTTGGGCTGGTGGTTAGGGCGACGTAGCACGAACCCCTAG
- a CDS encoding transposase, whose amino-acid sequence MAHVEHWLDSGAGSCILQQAFAADILEAKLRHFDGVQYELGAFVIMPNHVHALVRPFSAEHSLETIEQTWKGLSAREINAAQSSQGQLWQRESYDRIVRDEEHLWKCLQYIGDNPRRAGLGPQQSRRWVCPDWIKAGWNFTQVA is encoded by the coding sequence TTGGCGCACGTCGAACATTGGCTAGACAGTGGCGCGGGTAGCTGCATCCTGCAACAGGCGTTTGCCGCTGACATTCTCGAAGCAAAGCTGCGGCACTTCGATGGGGTTCAGTACGAGCTTGGTGCATTTGTGATCATGCCTAACCATGTGCATGCACTGGTCCGTCCTTTTTCCGCGGAACATTCACTAGAAACGATCGAGCAAACCTGGAAGGGACTATCTGCGCGTGAGATTAATGCCGCACAATCCAGCCAAGGGCAGTTATGGCAGCGCGAGTCTTATGACCGGATCGTTCGTGACGAAGAGCATCTGTGGAAGTGCCTGCAGTACATCGGCGATAATCCTCGACGCGCTGGGCTCGGTCCACAGCAGTCACGCCGCTGGGTTTGTCCTGACTGGATAAAAGCCGGTTGGAATTTCACGCAGGTTGCGTAA